In Nymphaea colorata isolate Beijing-Zhang1983 chromosome 3, ASM883128v2, whole genome shotgun sequence, a genomic segment contains:
- the LOC116249543 gene encoding pentatricopeptide repeat-containing protein At2g45350, chloroplastic-like translates to MLSGRINYPSQPGQSEWQPRGEADAKPWTLSTSILIPSKQPGLLGSHYAPPRYLWSRWTGCCTTPRPTYEGLGATASRHPLGAHEDDSSYGARQRRNSFTWNSLIRFGEPEAALTLFCRMLLDSDASPDRFTFPFLLKACSRLRALEEGRQLHCSILKSGSAAADDPFVLNTLLHFYASCGSIDDARRLFDRLLPSRDVVSWNALLGHEAEPLEFFGRMLGESEARPDGFTFSLLLRACTRSSSTLREGKQVHAHICKSRFSDDVFVCNALIHMYCGAYQIEAGRQLFDRMPSRDPVSWNTIIDGFVKNDKMAVARQLFDSMPASMRSLIAFNTMISGYAKAGDVDEACRIFNSMPERDSVTWNTMINGYAKVGRMDLARQLFDQMPERDTVSWSHVINGYAKVGRIDLARSLFDEMPRRDVLSWNVMIAGYVESGLCDDALNVFHEMKLLGFIPDRATLVIALSATADLGSLDEGRRIHDDINRNNVPVDGVLGAALLDMYCKCGAMDAAIQIFRTLQHKELDHWNTMIGGLALHGDTDAALALFSEMEKQPLQPNDITFIAVLTACSHGGLVHEGRLYFEFMRTAYNIKPKVQHYGCMVDILGRAGLLEEAMQLVGEMPMEPNAVVWRSLLGACRNHGNLEIGAMSAGRLIELDPQDSSTYILLSNLYASMGMWDDANSIRKMMRAKEIRKVPGCSSIEVDGGVYHFLVGDRSHPQSDEMYSLLSAMNDELGSAGYVAYATDIVFCG, encoded by the coding sequence TATGAAGGCCTCGGTGCGACGGCCTCGAGGCATCCTCTTGGTGCCCATGAGGATGATTCCTCCTATGGAGCCCGACAACGCCGGAATTCGTTCACGTGGAACAGCCTCATCAGGTTTGGGGAACCGGAGGCGGCGCTGACGCTGTTCTGCCGCATGCTCCTCGACTCTGATGCCTCCCCGGACAGGTTCACCTTCCCTTTCCTCCTCAAGGCCTGCTCCCGACTGCGCGCCCTCGAAGAAGGCCGTCAGCTCCACTGTTCCATCCTCAAAAGCGGCTCTGCCGCCGCTGACGACCCTTTCGTCCTTAACACCCTTCTCCATTTCTACGCCTCCTGCGGCAGCATTGACGATGCGCGGCGGCTCTTCGATAGGTTGCTTCCTTCTAGGGACGTGGTCTCCTGGAACGCCTTGCTCGGCCACGAGGCCGAGCCCCTTGAGTTCTTCGGACGGATGCTCGGGGAGTCGGAGGCGCGGCCCGACGGGTTCACCTTCTCCCTTTTGCTCAGGGCCTGCACGCGCTCGTCCTCCACCCTCCGAGAAGGGAAGCAGGTTCATGCCCACATCTGCAAGAGCCGCTTTTCTGACGATGTCTTCGTCTGTAACGCCCTCATCCACATGTATTGCGGTGCCTACCAAATCGAGGCCGGTCGCCAACTGTTCGACAGAATGCCTAGCAGGGATCCCGTCTCCTGGAACACCATCATCGATGGTTTCGTCAAGAACGATAAGATGGCCGTCGCTCGGCAGCTGTTCGACTCGATGCCTGCGAGTATGAGAAGCCTGATCGCTTTCAACACCATGATTAGCGGGTACGCCAAGGCGGGCGACGTGGATGAGGCCTGCCGGATCTTCAACTCGATGCCCGAGAGAGACTCGGTGACTTGGAACACGATGATCAATGGGTATGCCAAGGTCGGGAGGATGGATCTTGCGCGTCAACTGTTCGACCAAATGCCGGAAAGGGACACGGTGTCCTGGTCGCATGTGATCAATGGGTACGCGAAGGTCGGGAGAATCGACCTTGCTCGTTCCTTGTTCGACGAAATGCCTCGGAGAGATGTGCTCTCCTGGAATGTTATGATCGCCGGATACGTAGAGAGCGGGCTTTGTGATGATGCCTTGAACGTCTTCCACGAGATGAAGTTATTAGGCTTCATCCCCGACCGTGCCACCTTGGTGATCGCCCTCTCTGCTACTGCTGATTTGGGTTCCCTGGACGAAGGAAGACGGATACACGATGACATCAACAGAAACAATGTCCCAGTGGATGGCGTACTTGGTGCTGCCCTTTTGGACATGTACTGCAAATGTGGAGCCATGGACGCTGCCATCCAAATCTTCAGGACGCTGCAACACAAGGAACTCGACCACTGGAACACTATGATCGGTGGGCTCGCTCTGCATGGCGACACCGATGCTGCACTTGCCCTCTTCTCTGAAATGGAGAAGCAGCCGCTGCAGCCCAACGACATCACCTTCATCGCTGTCCTGACAGCATGCAGCCATGGAGGGCTGGTGCATGAGGGGAGGCTATATTTTGAGTTCATGAGGACTGCCTACAACATAAAACCCAAGGTGCAGCACTACGGCTGCATGGTCGACATTCTCGGCCGCGCTGGTCTGCTGGAAGAGGCAATGCAACTCGTAGGGGAGATGCCGATGGAACCAAATGCCGTGGTGTGGAGATCTCTGCTGGGAGCATGCAGGAACCACGGCAACTTGGAAATCGGGGCCATGTCTGCCGGCCGCCTTATTGAGCTCGACCCTCAAGACTCTAGCACCTACATCTTGCTATCAAACTTATATGCCTCCATGGGAATGTGGGATGACGCCAACAGCATCAGGAAGATGATGAGAGCAAAAGAAATAAGGAAGGTGCCTGGTTGTAGCTCGATAGAAGTGGATGGTGGTGTCTACCATTTCTTGGTAGGTGACCGATCTCATCCGCAATCCGATGAGATGTATTCCCTATTGAGTGCGATGAATGACGAATTGGGATCGGCTGGATACGTTGCATATGCAACAGATATCGTCTTCTGTGGATGA
- the LOC116250315 gene encoding agamous-like MADS-box protein AGL62, with translation MAKNNGNKGGGKSRMGRQKIEIKKIMNEEARQVCFSKRRNGLIKKAGELCILCGAEVAIIVFSPAGKAFSYGDPSVDAVINRFLDPSTHVPSPPDAHRACTIQQLNSQHDTLVQQIEAEKKRRVELQKQHQSEGLSRVGSYWDADVENLSPDQLQEFMVALEEMRSALSNRAEELMMGMAMMHLPASAAHHHPHFPPQSVPLPPPFASNSSTTPLPFHSLLGSHNTNSMAIPFTNSNSPFMGSSDPHGTMTNSSDYFIGNRTAGRPFYLL, from the coding sequence atgGCGAAGAACAACGGAAACAAAGGTGGTGGTAAATCAAGAATGGGCAGGCAGAAGATAGAGATTAAGAAGATCATGAACGAGGAGGCTCGTCAAGTTTGCTTCTCGAAGAGACGAAACGGGCTGATCAAGAAAGCTGGTGAGCTCTGCATTCTTTGTGGAGCAGAGGTAGCCATCATTGTTTTCTCCCCGGCCGGTAAGGCCTTCTCTTACGGCGATCCCTCCGTCGACGCCGTCATCAATCGGTTCCTCGACCCTTCTACACATGTTCCCTCCCCACCCGATGCCCACCGGGCGTGCACCATTCAGCAACTCAACAGCCAGCACGACACGCTCGTCCAACAAATCGAGGCCGAGAAGAAGCGCCGCGTCGAGTTGCAGAAGCAGCACCAGAGCGAGGGACTCAGTCGCGTCGGCTCCTACTGGGACGCCGACGTCGAGAACCTGTCGCCGGACCAACTGCAGGAGTTCATGGTCGCCCTCGAAGAGATGAGATCGGCGCTCTCTAATCGCGCAGAGGAACTCATGATGGGAATGGCTATGATGCATCTGCCGGCCTCCGCCGCTCACCACCACCCCCACTTTCCTCCGCAGTCagtccctcttcctcctccctttgCTTCTAATTCCTCCACTACTCCTCTGCCTTTCCACTCCTTACTGGGTAGCCACAACACCAACTCCATGGCCATCCCATTCACTAATAGCAACAGCCCTTTCATGGGGTCGTCGGACCCTCATGGAACCATGACAAACTCCAGCGATTATTTCATCGGCAACCGGACTGCCGGCCGTCCCTTTTACCTTCTTTGA
- the LOC116251032 gene encoding uncharacterized protein LOC116251032, whose amino-acid sequence MEEDEFGGAQRKQFHRQEAISAVADEGFLGDEDDEYDDLYNDVNVGEGFHQTLQRSELGFNNENEGKKMEVVAESRKKEEEVIVPPGLVQMGGGGGIGMEEARSGLNTSASSRPPDKFGQYTEPRLDRPDAQVGSLGFRGGGDAPSKGSAVVGGIGVDFRQSGMGGQVAGNPDEVNRVDTSVRQAGGFGRGNTGAIVVGGGGGPPAAGGGMGVLGGGSSNASAASAYSGMVLFIGDLHWWTTDADLESEMSKYGQVKEVKFYEEKASGKSKGFAQAEFYDPAALVACQEGMNGHVFNGRPCVVAITSPNNVRRMGEAQMNKNQANQGFQQAQGRRGPGDAGGRGAGGIAGNANYQGGDSGRNVGKMGWGRGGQGMMGRGQSGPMKSRVGAGGRGVLSNGGMGNNGGAGLFGQGLATPPLMHPQAMMGQGFDPTYGAPMGRVGGYGGYPGAAPPYTGILPSFPPVGSMPLPGVAAHVNPAFFGRGMSTNGMGMMPTGAVDGNATGLWPDPNMAGWGGDEYGGRTGETSYGEDAASDHGYGDNVSHERAARSSGVREKDRSSDRDYAGSSERRYRDDRDAGWQREKEAGRDQEWAERRHHDDRDRDRDRDRDRDRDRERERERERERERDRYKDEREKYADHHKHRDREWENEEDWDRGRSSRSHSRSRLLQEEEQRSRPRDADYGKRRRE is encoded by the coding sequence ATGGAGGAGGATGAGTTTGGAGGGGCGCAGCGGAAGCAATTCCACAGGCAGGAGGCGATATCGGCAGTCGCCGACGAAGGGTTCTTAGGGGATGAAGATGATGAGTACGACGACCTCTACAACGATGTAAACGTTGGTGAGGGATTTCATCAGACCCTGCAGAGGAGCGAGTTGGGGTTCAATAATGAGAACGAGGGGAAGAAGATGGAGGTGGTGGCCGAATCccggaagaaggaggaggaggtcaTCGTGCCGCCGGGCTTAGTTCAGATGGGTGGCGGTGGTGGGATTGGGATGGAGGAGGCAAGGAGTGGATTGAACACCTCTGCTTCTTCTAGGCCTCCTGATAAGTTCGGGCAGTACACGGAGCCTAGGTTGGATAGGCCGGATGCGCAGGTCGGGAGCTTAGGGTTTAGAGGTGGTGGGGATGCGCCGTCGAAGGGCTCAGCTGTCGTCGGTGGCATCGGAGTCGATTTCAGGCAGTCGGGGATGGGTGGGCAGGTTGCTGGTAATCCTGATGAGGTGAACAGAGTTGATACTTCGGTCAGGCAAGCTGGTGGCTTTGGTAGGGGTAACACTGGCGcaattgttgttggtggtggtggtggcccTCCTGCTGCAGGTGGTGGTATGGGCGTTCTTGGTGGCGGCAGCAGTAATGCTTCTGCTGCTTCTGCGTATAGTGGGATGGTTCTCTTTATTGGCGACCTGCATTGGTGGACTACAGATGCTGATCTAGAGAGTGAGATGTCTAAGTATGGGCAGGTGAAGGAAGTCAAGTTCTACGAGGAGAAGGCAAGCGGCAAATCAAAGGGGTTTGCTCAGGCTGAGTTCTACGACCCCGCTGCTTTAGTTGCTTGCCAGGAGGGGATGAACGGCCATGTGTTCAATGGGCGGCCATGTGTTGTGGCCATTACTTCTCCGAATAACGTGAGGAGGATGGGAGAAGCTCAGATGAACAAGAATCAGGCAAACCAAGGGTTCCAGCAGGCACAGGGGAGGAGGGGGCCAGGAGATGCCGGTGGTAGGGGTGCTGGGGGCATTGCTGGTAATGCGAATTACCAGGGAGGTGACAGTGGAAGAAACGTTGGGAAGATGGGATGGGGAAGGGGTGGTCAGGGGATGATGGGTAGAGGACAAAGCGGACCTATGAAGAGTAGGGTTGGTGCTGGGGGGAGAGGTGTGCTTTCGAATGGTGGAATGGGTAACAATGGTGGGGCAGGTCTCTTTGGTCAGGGCCTTGCGACCCCTCCGCTGATGCATCCACAAGCAATGATGGGTCAAGGTTTTGATCCCACCTACGGAGCACCTATGGGAAGAGTAGGTGGTTATGGCGGGTATCCTGGAGCTGCACCTCCATACACTGGGATTTTGCCCTCCTTTCCACCTGTTGGGTCGATGCCTCTTCCAGGAGTTGCTGCACATGTGAATCCTGCTTTCTTTGGTCGAGGGATGTCGACTAATGGAATGGGAATGATGCCCACAGGTGCTGTAGATGGAAATGCCACTGGGCTTTGGCCAGATCCAAATATGGCTGGATGGGGAGGAGACGAATATGGAGGTAGGACAGGGGAAACAAGCTATGGAGAAGATGCTGCATCGGATCATGGTTATGGTGACAATGTAAGCCATGAAAGAGCTGCAAGGTCCAGTGGGGTGCGGGAGAAAGACAGGAGTTCCGACAGGGATTATGCTGGAAGTTCTGAAAGAAGGTACCGAGATGACAGAGATGCAGGATGGCAAAGGGAAAAAGAGGCTGGGCGCGATCAAGAATGGGCAGAGAGAAGACATCATGATGATAGGGACAGGGATCGGGATCGAGATAGAGATCGTGATCGGGATagggaacgagagagagaacgagaaagggaaagggaacGTGACCGGTACaaagatgaaagagaaaagtatGCAGACCATCATAAGCACAGGGATCGTGAATGGGAGAATGAAGAGGACTGGGACAGAGGACGGTCTTCAAGATCTCATAGCAGGTCACGCCTGTTGCAAGAGGAAGAGCAGCGATCTAGGCCACGCGATGCTGACTATGGGAAGAGACGTAGAGAATGA